The Cyclobacteriaceae bacterium genome includes a region encoding these proteins:
- a CDS encoding MFS transporter has protein sequence MSNWKIKVSLFLNYFVFAILLNSVGTVILQVQSNYGVSESSASVLEAFKDLSIAVVSFLIASYITRIGYKNSMLIALGFIASVCLLMPSLGSFAMTKLLFAATGTCFALIKVSVYATIGIVTKDKKEHASFMNFIESFFMIGILTGYFIFSAFVQDGQPQSTEWLNVYYLLAGISVAAFLLLLSASLDESSVKATEAKPFLEDFKEMVILALKPLVLVFIMSAFTYVLIEQSIMSWLPTFNSKVLSLPVTLSIQMASILAASTAVGRFTAGILLRKIHWFNVLVVCLMAASALVLVAIPLAQSNSGQPVTGWSDAPIGAFVFPLIGLFIAPIYPAINSVILSTLPARQHGPMSGLIVIFSALGGTTGSIITGNIFEVYGGQTAFYFSLVPIGVLIICLFFFNRIQKKSEAKIEFGSTGGH, from the coding sequence ATGTCCAACTGGAAAATCAAAGTTTCTCTCTTTCTGAACTATTTCGTTTTCGCAATACTCCTCAACAGCGTTGGAACCGTTATCCTGCAGGTTCAGAGCAACTACGGTGTTTCTGAATCATCCGCCAGTGTACTCGAAGCATTTAAAGATCTCAGCATTGCTGTCGTTTCATTTTTGATAGCTTCCTATATTACTCGCATCGGATATAAAAATTCAATGTTGATTGCTCTCGGATTCATAGCTTCTGTTTGTCTCTTGATGCCTTCTCTTGGAAGTTTTGCGATGACGAAGCTTTTATTTGCAGCAACCGGAACTTGTTTTGCCCTGATCAAAGTCTCTGTGTATGCTACCATTGGAATTGTGACCAAAGACAAGAAGGAGCATGCCAGCTTTATGAACTTTATCGAATCCTTTTTCATGATCGGAATTCTTACAGGCTATTTCATTTTCAGCGCCTTTGTTCAGGATGGGCAGCCTCAATCCACAGAATGGTTAAACGTTTACTATCTGCTTGCAGGGATTTCAGTTGCCGCATTTTTACTTTTGCTAAGCGCATCACTTGATGAATCTTCAGTGAAGGCAACTGAAGCAAAGCCTTTTCTGGAAGATTTTAAAGAAATGGTAATTCTTGCACTGAAACCTCTTGTACTGGTTTTTATCATGAGTGCTTTCACATACGTACTCATCGAACAAAGTATTATGAGCTGGCTGCCAACATTCAACAGTAAAGTATTAAGTCTTCCGGTTACACTCAGTATTCAGATGGCCAGCATCCTTGCCGCATCCACAGCGGTAGGAAGATTCACAGCAGGTATTTTATTAAGGAAAATTCATTGGTTTAATGTCTTAGTAGTTTGTTTGATGGCCGCGAGTGCTTTGGTGCTCGTAGCTATTCCGTTGGCGCAATCCAATAGTGGACAACCCGTAACAGGTTGGTCTGACGCACCCATTGGCGCATTCGTTTTCCCGCTCATCGGATTGTTCATCGCTCCTATTTATCCCGCCATTAACTCCGTTATTCTTAGCACGCTTCCCGCGCGACAGCATGGACCCATGTCAGGCCTTATTGTAATTTTCTCAGCTCTGGGTGGAACAACCGGATCCATCATCACCGGAAACATTTTTGAAGTGTACGGTGGTCAGACTGCATTTTACTTTTCCCTGGTTCCTATCGGAGTTCTCATCATTTGTCTTTTCTTTTTCAACAGAATCCAGAAAAAGTCAGAAGCAAAAATTGAATTTGGTTCCACCGGGGGACATTAA
- a CDS encoding HAMP domain-containing histidine kinase codes for MKKNRAILILMISSIVLLLALQAFWLTSSYERAFFDLRRESNGLFRSSIIALRDSTLSRQFIEIKTDTQKIRGNILLSGATDSIKGKEVLKPSTSSQIKIYISSERKGGDSIKSFFSPLASRIREGRFQRGENFIFRMNDDSLSIDSVKAHFEKAISTTREPINFHIRYSSFIPTPSSFHPGKNLFKRNEMEREVGRISPFSDSLSTEWVSSDPIHRYAAVLTDFRSILLKAIFPQILFSLFLTLITITSFVILHRSLRSQQRLVVMKNDFISNITHEIKTPIATVSVALEALKNFNGIDNPVRTKEYLEIAQHELQRLSILTDKVLHTSIFDEKGVKLELETVDLEKTMSDILNSMNLLAEKNNSTIEFQKSGSDFTIEGSQVHLTNVIYNLIDNALKYSPVKPELNISLKDLGENIQFSITDKGLGIAKEFHEKIFEKFFRTPTGNVHTIKGYGLGLSYVEGVVKAHHGKISVESELGKGSTFTVTLPRKFKG; via the coding sequence ATGAAGAAAAACAGAGCCATATTAATTCTTATGATCAGTAGCATAGTTTTGCTGCTCGCATTGCAGGCATTCTGGCTTACCAGCTCATATGAAAGAGCTTTTTTTGACTTGCGACGTGAATCCAATGGCCTTTTCCGATCTTCTATTATTGCATTGAGAGATTCAACTTTAAGTCGTCAATTCATTGAAATAAAAACTGATACTCAAAAAATCAGAGGAAATATTCTTCTTTCAGGCGCAACGGATTCTATAAAAGGCAAAGAGGTACTGAAGCCTTCAACATCTTCACAGATAAAAATCTATATTTCATCTGAACGTAAGGGTGGCGACTCAATAAAATCGTTCTTCAGCCCACTTGCCTCGCGAATACGTGAAGGAAGATTTCAAAGGGGGGAAAATTTTATATTTCGAATGAACGATGACTCATTGTCCATCGACAGTGTTAAAGCTCATTTTGAAAAAGCAATTTCGACAACCCGCGAACCCATAAATTTTCATATACGATATAGTTCGTTTATTCCAACGCCATCAAGTTTCCATCCCGGAAAAAATCTTTTCAAAAGAAACGAAATGGAAAGGGAGGTTGGAAGAATAAGCCCGTTCTCCGATTCACTTTCAACAGAATGGGTATCCTCTGATCCAATTCACAGATATGCTGCAGTATTGACTGACTTTCGGTCAATCCTTTTGAAGGCAATATTCCCCCAGATTTTATTTTCTCTTTTTCTTACGCTGATAACCATAACATCATTTGTAATTCTGCACAGGAGTCTTCGTTCACAGCAGCGACTGGTTGTCATGAAAAATGATTTTATCAGCAATATTACACATGAGATCAAAACACCTATTGCTACCGTAAGCGTGGCACTGGAAGCTTTGAAGAATTTCAATGGTATTGATAATCCAGTCCGGACCAAAGAATATCTTGAGATTGCTCAGCATGAATTGCAGCGATTGTCAATTCTTACCGATAAGGTTCTTCACACTTCCATCTTTGATGAAAAAGGTGTTAAGCTTGAACTGGAAACAGTGGACCTAGAAAAAACCATGAGTGATATTCTCAACTCCATGAATCTGCTTGCGGAAAAGAATAACTCTACAATAGAATTTCAAAAATCAGGAAGTGATTTTACTATTGAAGGAAGTCAGGTTCACCTCACCAATGTTATTTACAATCTGATCGATAATGCATTAAAGTACAGTCCTGTAAAGCCGGAGCTGAACATTTCGCTAAAAGATCTGGGTGAGAATATTCAGTTTTCCATCACAGACAAAGGATTGGGGATCGCTAAAGAATTTCATGAAAAGATCTTTGAGAAATTCTTCAGAACACCAACCGGCAATGTCCACACTATCAAAGGATATGGTCTCGGATTGAGTTATGTTGAAGGGGTGGTGAAGGCACATCATGGAAAAATTTCAGTGGAGAGTGAATTGGGAAAGGGAAGTACCTTTACCGTTACACTCCCAAGAAAATTCAAAGGGTAA
- a CDS encoding 2-C-methyl-D-erythritol 2,4-cyclodiphosphate synthase: protein MKIRVGLGFDVHPLKEGHDFWLGGIKIPASKGAVGHSDADVLIHAICDALLGAANLGDIGTHFSDLDQKWKNMDSKFFLKEVTRMLHEKGWKIENVDCTLTLEEPKIKPHIPDMRKVLASLMSVTEEEVSIKATTNEKLGYVGRQEGVNASAVALISKI from the coding sequence ATGAAAATAAGGGTAGGCCTTGGATTTGATGTTCATCCTTTGAAAGAGGGCCATGATTTTTGGTTAGGTGGAATAAAAATACCTGCTAGTAAAGGTGCAGTGGGTCATTCTGATGCAGATGTCCTGATTCATGCAATCTGTGATGCATTACTTGGAGCTGCAAATCTTGGAGACATCGGAACTCATTTCTCTGACCTTGATCAGAAATGGAAAAACATGGACAGCAAATTTTTTCTGAAAGAGGTAACCCGAATGCTTCATGAGAAAGGCTGGAAGATCGAGAACGTTGATTGCACCCTTACTCTTGAAGAACCTAAAATTAAGCCGCATATACCTGACATGAGAAAGGTACTTGCTTCTTTAATGAGCGTCACTGAAGAAGAGGTTTCTATTAAAGCTACCACTAACGAAAAGCTGGGTTATGTTGGAAGACAGGAAGGTGTTAATGCGTCTGCAGTTGCACTGATATCAAAAATCTGA
- a CDS encoding GLPGLI family protein translates to MKRMLLIVGFLVSIATVQVVFGQVAEGVITYEVKINMHRRIPAERAQMKQMIPEFRTTKQQLFFKADESIYKPLIEDEDEATSATVSGGGMRMTMRNPNTEIYLSQATNIMLTKQEFMGKEYLVTDTVKVSPWKFGTGTKTIAGYECKQAYYTDETQPSGKQEITAWYTDKIRPFLGPERFNTLPGAILALDINNEERVFIAKSVEVKELKKNDLKAPTSGTKISRVEFRAIMEEQMKKMGGNNTFIIR, encoded by the coding sequence ATGAAAAGAATGTTATTGATAGTGGGCTTCTTAGTTTCAATTGCTACCGTCCAGGTAGTTTTTGGACAAGTGGCCGAAGGTGTTATTACCTACGAAGTGAAAATTAATATGCACCGCAGAATTCCTGCTGAGCGTGCACAGATGAAACAAATGATTCCTGAGTTCAGAACAACCAAGCAACAACTGTTCTTTAAAGCAGATGAATCTATTTACAAGCCACTCATAGAAGATGAAGACGAGGCAACATCGGCTACCGTTTCTGGTGGTGGTATGAGAATGACCATGCGAAATCCAAATACAGAGATCTACCTGAGCCAGGCGACTAACATTATGTTGACCAAACAGGAGTTTATGGGCAAGGAATATCTTGTCACCGATACCGTAAAAGTTTCACCGTGGAAATTTGGAACCGGAACCAAGACAATTGCAGGGTATGAGTGCAAGCAGGCATATTATACTGACGAAACACAGCCTTCCGGAAAGCAGGAAATCACTGCATGGTATACTGATAAGATACGTCCTTTCTTAGGGCCTGAAAGATTCAACACATTGCCAGGTGCAATTCTTGCGCTTGATATCAATAATGAGGAGAGAGTCTTTATTGCGAAATCAGTTGAGGTTAAAGAGTTGAAGAAAAATGATCTCAAAGCACCTACTTCAGGAACAAAAATTTCACGTGTAGAATTCCGTGCTATCATGGAAGAGCAAATGAAAAAGATGGGTGGTAACAACACATTTATTATCCGATAG
- a CDS encoding adenosine kinase: protein MMKYDVYGIGNAIVDIVTEVEHDFFTKNSVEKGVMTLVDEKRQQELMKVIDMKKSKLSGGGSAGNTVVAVNQFGGKSFYSCLVAQDEIGKIFLDDLKLNGVDTNLKHSDCAQGHSGRCLVMTSPDAQRTMNTFLGVSSNFSVKQLDESAIKSSSYVYLEGYLVTSPSALDAMKHTKKVAEQNKVEVALTFSDASMVKYFSTQMNEIVGASVDLLFCNEEEAMIFTGTNSTNEAREKLKQVAKRFVITLGANGAMIYDGDTFIQIEPYKVKAIDTNGAGDMFAGAFMYGITHKHSYAEAGKLASLASSRIVSQWGPRLELQQAKKVLADLTA, encoded by the coding sequence ATAATGAAATATGATGTTTATGGCATCGGCAACGCCATTGTGGATATCGTGACTGAAGTAGAGCATGATTTCTTTACCAAAAATTCTGTCGAAAAAGGTGTTATGACACTTGTTGATGAAAAGCGTCAGCAGGAACTTATGAAAGTCATCGACATGAAAAAGAGTAAACTATCAGGCGGTGGATCAGCTGGTAATACGGTAGTAGCTGTGAATCAGTTTGGAGGCAAAAGCTTTTACTCCTGCCTAGTCGCTCAGGATGAAATTGGAAAAATTTTCCTGGATGATTTAAAGCTAAATGGAGTTGATACTAATCTTAAGCATAGCGATTGTGCTCAGGGTCACTCGGGTCGTTGCCTTGTAATGACTTCTCCGGATGCACAACGCACCATGAATACATTTTTGGGAGTAAGCTCGAATTTTTCAGTTAAACAACTTGATGAATCGGCGATCAAAAGCTCTTCATACGTTTATCTTGAGGGATATCTGGTGACAAGTCCCAGTGCGCTGGATGCTATGAAACACACCAAGAAAGTGGCTGAGCAAAATAAAGTTGAAGTAGCACTCACATTTTCGGATGCCAGCATGGTGAAATACTTTTCAACTCAAATGAATGAGATTGTTGGAGCAAGCGTAGATCTTTTATTCTGTAATGAAGAAGAGGCGATGATCTTTACTGGAACCAATTCTACCAACGAAGCTCGTGAAAAACTTAAGCAGGTAGCAAAAAGATTTGTTATTACGTTGGGCGCTAATGGTGCAATGATCTATGATGGAGATACTTTTATTCAAATTGAACCATATAAAGTAAAAGCCATTGACACAAATGGTGCAGGAGACATGTTCGCTGGAGCATTTATGTATGGCATTACTCACAAACATAGTTACGCAGAGGCAGGAAAGCTTGCCTCTCTGGCGTCTTCAAGGATCGTCAGCCAATGGGGTCCTCGTCTGGAACTTCAGCAAGCCAAAAAAGTGTTAGCGGATCTAACGGCTTAA
- a CDS encoding glycerophosphodiester phosphodiesterase, with the protein MRYLFLFFILLTMQSAIGQVYIPKFDVQGHRGSRGLKPENSIPAFITALDSGVTTIEMDVAITKDKQIVVSHEPWMSAAICQCAGKEITSKNEMKFNIFQMTYDEVKQWDCGSKGNARFPEQEKMITGKPLLRDVILAVENHVKNYTKYEVDYNIEIKSLPDGDEKFHPKPEEFSEMVYALLDQYLPMERVVIQSFDFRVLKYWHKKYPEIRLAALVENLKSIDENIQSLGFTPSIYSPDYKLLTKDEVKHCHEMKMRVIPWTVNDPAEMISLKGMNVDGFITDYPDRARKIKMTLGLKPKPVK; encoded by the coding sequence ATGCGCTATTTATTCTTATTCTTTATCCTGTTGACTATGCAATCAGCTATTGGTCAGGTGTACATTCCAAAATTTGATGTTCAGGGTCATCGTGGTTCACGGGGTTTGAAACCAGAAAATTCAATTCCTGCTTTTATAACGGCATTGGATTCAGGTGTTACTACTATTGAAATGGATGTCGCGATTACAAAGGATAAGCAAATCGTAGTTTCTCACGAACCATGGATGTCTGCCGCAATCTGCCAATGTGCTGGAAAAGAAATCACTTCAAAGAACGAGATGAAGTTCAACATTTTTCAAATGACTTATGATGAAGTGAAGCAATGGGACTGTGGGTCGAAAGGCAATGCGAGATTTCCTGAACAGGAGAAGATGATTACCGGCAAGCCCTTATTAAGAGATGTTATCCTTGCAGTGGAAAATCATGTTAAGAATTATACAAAGTATGAAGTGGATTACAATATTGAAATAAAAAGTCTTCCTGATGGAGATGAAAAATTTCATCCAAAGCCTGAGGAATTTTCAGAAATGGTTTACGCTCTTCTTGATCAGTATCTTCCAATGGAGAGAGTCGTCATACAGTCATTTGACTTTCGTGTGTTAAAATACTGGCACAAAAAGTATCCGGAAATCAGGTTGGCAGCTTTGGTGGAGAATTTGAAGAGCATTGATGAGAATATCCAAAGCCTTGGGTTCACACCTTCAATCTATAGCCCCGATTATAAATTACTGACAAAGGATGAAGTAAAGCATTGTCACGAAATGAAGATGCGTGTCATTCCATGGACTGTGAATGATCCAGCGGAAATGATCTCTCTGAAAGGAATGAATGTTGATGGCTTTATCACTGACTATCCTGATCGTGCACGAAAGATCAAGATGACTCTTGGCCTTAAGCCCAAACCTGTCAAATAG
- a CDS encoding insulinase family protein: MISFSSFTLDNGLRVLVHEDHQVDIAVMNILYDVGSRDENPDKTGFAHLFEHLMFGGSKNIPNYDAPLQLVGGENNAFTSTDITNYYLTVPAANLETGFWLESDRMLSLSFDPVVLEAQRGVVIEEFKQRYLTQPYGDVWLKLRPLAYKVHPYQWATIGKEISHIEKATMEDVREFFYQHYLPSNAILVVAGKVTVDQVKTLSEKWFGPIPSPERSGRKLAAEPVQKEKRSAIIEANVPADALYKTYHMPGRFHPDYYAIDLLGDILGHGQSSRMFQKLVKEKEIFNSISINGMGSIDPGLLVVSGRMNKGISLEKGEAEVDALIQEVLMHGVTPEELMKVKNQAESILAFDEIEVMNRAMNLAFAALSGDPNLVNKEAENIQSVTLEDIKRVAKEIFKEENASVMYYKSTMSKN, translated from the coding sequence ATGATCTCTTTTTCTTCTTTCACACTTGATAACGGTCTGCGCGTATTGGTGCATGAAGATCATCAGGTGGATATTGCTGTGATGAATATTCTTTATGACGTGGGTTCACGTGATGAAAATCCTGATAAAACCGGGTTCGCTCATTTATTCGAGCACCTGATGTTTGGCGGCTCAAAGAACATTCCAAACTATGATGCACCACTGCAATTGGTAGGAGGAGAGAACAATGCATTTACCAGCACCGACATCACTAATTATTATCTGACAGTGCCTGCTGCAAATCTGGAAACGGGCTTTTGGTTGGAGAGTGATCGCATGCTTAGCTTATCGTTTGATCCTGTCGTGCTCGAAGCTCAGCGCGGTGTAGTTATTGAAGAATTCAAGCAGCGATACTTAACACAACCATATGGAGATGTGTGGCTCAAGCTTCGTCCCTTGGCGTATAAAGTTCATCCATATCAATGGGCCACTATTGGGAAAGAAATTTCTCACATAGAGAAAGCTACAATGGAAGACGTAAGAGAGTTTTTCTATCAGCATTATCTACCTTCAAATGCGATTCTTGTGGTGGCAGGAAAGGTCACAGTTGATCAGGTGAAAACATTGTCTGAAAAATGGTTTGGACCGATACCCTCCCCTGAAAGATCAGGAAGAAAGCTTGCAGCCGAACCTGTTCAGAAAGAAAAGAGATCAGCAATTATTGAAGCAAATGTTCCGGCAGATGCGTTGTATAAAACCTATCACATGCCCGGTCGGTTTCATCCTGACTATTATGCCATTGATCTTTTAGGAGATATTCTTGGACATGGTCAATCCAGTAGAATGTTTCAAAAGCTTGTTAAAGAAAAGGAGATATTCAATTCGATTTCAATAAATGGAATGGGATCTATTGATCCGGGATTATTGGTAGTGAGTGGGAGAATGAACAAGGGTATTAGTCTTGAAAAAGGAGAAGCAGAAGTGGACGCTCTTATTCAGGAAGTTTTGATGCACGGTGTTACTCCGGAAGAATTGATGAAAGTGAAGAATCAGGCTGAATCAATTCTTGCCTTTGATGAAATAGAAGTAATGAATCGTGCTATGAATCTCGCCTTCGCTGCGCTTTCTGGTGATCCAAACCTGGTTAATAAGGAAGCGGAGAATATTCAGTCCGTAACATTGGAGGATATTAAAAGAGTCGCAAAAGAAATTTTCAAGGAAGAGAATGCAAGTGTGATGTATTATAAATCAACCATGTCAAAAAACTGA
- a CDS encoding TonB-dependent receptor produces the protein MKKILLILFLAGLSSFAMAQKVNITGQVLDTLSNPIPSATVMLLNATDSSLVNFGVSDVRGVFELKNVAKNNYFLKITFVGLAPFLKPISTLSSTSVLDVGRIKMEPYSKELEGIVIMGEKAPVTVKRDTIEFNAGSFKTKANATVEDLLKKLPGMEVATDGTVKAQGEDVQRVMVDGREFFGRDPKLATRNLPADAIEKVQVFDKKSDQSAFTGIEDGSREKTINLELKEEKRNGAFGKIMAGAGTDDRFRASASINRFGKGQQLSFLGMGNNVNEQGFSIDDFMNFSGGSQALAGGGGGFNLQIGGGGGGGGGGAQLNTGRQNGIMTNYAGGVNFNRDLDKDTKLTSSYFYNRLDQNITKNTHRINYLPNDSSYFYDENSIQRTASDSHRGTLNIDHSIDSANSIKSTNTVSYSQSEMNSNTLGRTTLTDNSLQNESQRYNYNEQTSFNLNSSLLYRHKFAKKGRSFSNTLAFGLTQTNSNGNLQSTNQYFNTNPGTQEIVQTNTQSTQNQSIGTTLSYIEPLGGRKYLEATYAIRTNLNQVNREVFDEKNGQATLNTQLTNKYNSTYLYSRPGLNIRVNRQKYNFSVGASYQNTHLQGDLISKGAKIDRSFENILPVVHFNYDFSTVKHLRIDYETSMQEPSIQQLQPVIDNTDPLNISTGNPELRPGYQHRVVTNFTTFDPGKFINLFALFTASYTTNPIISSQSVNANLVRVTKPINVSDNLNLTGNFNFGMPVKKLLSRFNIGPNASYTRGINSLNDQLSYTWQQSLGGRAGYNFTYKEFFTLDLSANLSHQETTYEFNKANNQTYFNKTYTAETNVTIKKNYQFNTSFDYLVYTSQTTDYNQTIPYWNMSISRFMLKNNVGELKFSVNNILDQSLSVAQSATTNYLQQQVTNNLGRYFMVSFTYALNKQLNPMGAGRPGGGQRMIFRP, from the coding sequence ATGAAAAAGATTTTACTGATTTTATTTTTGGCAGGACTGTCTTCTTTTGCCATGGCGCAGAAGGTAAACATTACTGGTCAGGTTCTTGATACGCTTTCAAATCCAATTCCGTCAGCGACCGTCATGTTGTTAAATGCAACTGACTCCTCACTGGTAAATTTTGGAGTAAGCGACGTGCGTGGTGTTTTTGAGTTGAAGAATGTTGCCAAGAATAATTATTTTCTTAAAATTACTTTCGTAGGACTGGCGCCATTCCTTAAACCAATCTCAACGTTGTCATCCACATCTGTCCTGGATGTAGGCCGAATAAAAATGGAGCCTTACAGCAAAGAGCTTGAAGGTATTGTGATCATGGGCGAAAAAGCTCCTGTTACAGTAAAGAGAGATACAATTGAGTTTAACGCTGGCTCGTTTAAAACAAAAGCGAATGCAACGGTCGAAGATCTTCTGAAAAAACTTCCGGGAATGGAAGTCGCTACCGATGGAACGGTTAAAGCTCAGGGTGAGGATGTGCAGCGTGTCATGGTGGATGGTCGCGAATTTTTTGGTCGTGATCCCAAACTTGCAACACGTAATCTTCCTGCAGATGCAATTGAAAAAGTTCAGGTATTTGATAAGAAATCAGATCAGTCAGCCTTTACTGGCATTGAAGATGGATCACGCGAAAAGACAATTAACCTGGAATTGAAAGAAGAAAAGAGAAACGGAGCTTTTGGTAAGATCATGGCTGGCGCTGGAACGGATGATCGTTTTCGCGCAAGCGCAAGCATCAATCGTTTCGGAAAAGGTCAGCAGCTTTCATTCCTCGGAATGGGAAACAATGTGAACGAACAGGGTTTTTCGATTGATGACTTCATGAACTTCAGTGGTGGATCGCAAGCCCTGGCAGGCGGTGGCGGTGGATTCAATCTTCAGATCGGCGGTGGTGGTGGTGGAGGCGGTGGTGGTGCTCAACTTAATACCGGTCGTCAGAATGGAATCATGACAAACTATGCAGGTGGAGTAAACTTCAATCGCGATCTTGATAAGGACACAAAATTGACATCAAGCTATTTCTATAACAGACTGGATCAGAACATCACCAAGAATACTCACCGTATTAACTATTTGCCAAATGACAGCAGTTATTTCTATGATGAGAATTCCATTCAAAGGACAGCAAGCGATAGTCATCGTGGAACACTTAATATTGATCATAGCATTGATTCGGCAAATTCAATCAAGTCGACCAATACTGTTTCATACTCACAATCAGAGATGAATTCAAATACCCTTGGGCGAACTACATTGACTGACAATTCTCTTCAGAATGAAAGTCAACGCTATAATTATAATGAGCAAACCAGCTTTAACCTGAATTCATCGCTTCTCTATCGCCATAAGTTTGCGAAGAAGGGAAGATCATTTTCTAACACACTTGCTTTTGGATTAACGCAAACCAACAGCAATGGAAATCTTCAGTCGACAAATCAGTACTTCAATACAAATCCGGGTACGCAGGAAATTGTTCAGACTAATACTCAGTCCACACAAAATCAATCAATTGGAACGACATTATCTTATATCGAACCATTGGGCGGAAGAAAATACCTGGAGGCAACCTATGCAATCCGCACAAACCTCAATCAGGTGAATCGCGAAGTGTTTGATGAAAAGAATGGTCAGGCAACGTTGAACACGCAGTTGACCAACAAATATAACAGTACGTATCTCTATAGCAGACCCGGATTGAACATCCGCGTAAATCGTCAGAAGTATAATTTTTCTGTAGGGGCAAGCTATCAGAATACTCACCTGCAAGGAGATTTGATTTCAAAAGGAGCAAAAATTGATCGTTCATTTGAAAACATTCTGCCAGTAGTTCACTTCAATTACGATTTCTCAACGGTGAAACACTTGCGCATTGATTATGAAACATCGATGCAGGAGCCAAGCATTCAACAACTTCAGCCTGTTATTGACAACACGGATCCGTTAAATATTTCTACCGGTAATCCGGAATTGCGTCCGGGTTATCAGCACCGTGTGGTTACTAACTTTACAACTTTTGATCCAGGGAAGTTCATTAATCTTTTTGCTCTCTTCACGGCAAGCTATACTACCAATCCGATCATCAGTTCTCAATCAGTTAATGCTAACCTGGTTCGTGTTACAAAACCAATTAACGTAAGCGATAACCTGAACCTTACTGGTAACTTCAATTTTGGAATGCCTGTAAAGAAATTACTTAGTCGCTTCAACATCGGACCAAATGCAAGCTATACCCGTGGTATCAATTCATTGAACGATCAATTGAGTTACACATGGCAGCAATCATTAGGTGGAAGAGCCGGATATAACTTTACGTATAAAGAATTTTTCACATTGGATCTGAGTGCTAACCTAAGCCATCAGGAAACCACATATGAATTCAATAAGGCAAATAACCAAACGTATTTTAATAAAACATACACTGCTGAAACCAACGTTACCATCAAAAAGAACTATCAGTTCAACACAAGCTTTGACTACCTCGTGTATACGAGTCAGACAACGGATTACAATCAGACAATTCCATACTGGAACATGTCGATCTCAAGATTCATGTTGAAGAATAATGTTGGAGAGTTGAAATTCAGTGTGAACAATATTCTGGATCAGAGCCTGAGTGTAGCACAATCCGCCACAACCAATTATCTGCAACAGCAAGTGACAAATAATCTGGGAAGATACTTCATGGTGAGCTTTACGTACGCCTTGAATAAACAGCTTAATCCGATGGGCGCAGGAAGACCAGGCGGCGGACAAAGAATGATATTCAGACCGTAG
- a CDS encoding response regulator transcription factor, with amino-acid sequence MSKIKILYVEDEPFLGRIVKESLESRDFEVSMATDGKNVIDLFKQTQPAICVLDVMLPNKDGYTLAQNIRQLNPTIPIIFVTAKTQTEDLVKGFEVGGNDYLRKPFSMEELIVRVNNLLRWTKKDAVNVLPEILPLGKYEFSPNRYELKNGGSVRKLSHREAMLLQVLCENKNKVVNRKDVLLRVWGDDSFFNSRNLDVYITKLRDYLKEDPSVEIITIKGVGYHFAVA; translated from the coding sequence ATGAGTAAAATAAAAATCCTTTATGTGGAGGACGAACCTTTTCTTGGAAGGATTGTAAAAGAGAGTCTTGAAAGTCGGGATTTTGAAGTGAGCATGGCAACGGATGGAAAGAATGTAATAGATCTCTTCAAGCAAACACAACCTGCCATCTGTGTACTGGATGTTATGCTTCCCAATAAAGATGGTTATACACTTGCGCAAAATATACGTCAACTCAACCCAACCATTCCAATCATTTTTGTAACCGCAAAAACTCAGACAGAAGATCTGGTAAAAGGTTTTGAAGTGGGTGGTAATGATTATTTAAGGAAGCCATTTAGCATGGAAGAATTAATTGTCCGAGTGAACAATCTGTTGAGATGGACAAAAAAAGATGCAGTCAATGTTCTTCCTGAAATTTTGCCGTTAGGGAAATATGAGTTCTCTCCCAATCGATATGAATTGAAGAACGGTGGTTCTGTAAGAAAGCTTTCGCATCGTGAGGCAATGCTTCTTCAGGTATTGTGCGAAAACAAAAACAAGGTGGTGAATAGAAAAGATGTACTGCTACGTGTCTGGGGCGATGATTCTTTCTTCAATTCCAGAAATCTTGATGTTTATATCACAAAGCTTCGTGATTATCTTAAAGAAGACCCTTCCGTTGAGATCATTACCATCAAAGGGGTAGGGTATCATTTTGCAGTAGCATAG